Proteins found in one Lysinibacillus fusiformis genomic segment:
- a CDS encoding ABC transporter ATP-binding protein, translated as MGNQAISIKSLEKRFQQKQVIAPLSLDIPKGQLMGLLGPSGCGKTTLIKMIMGMLKPDHGTIQVLDLDVPHQQLLNDIGYMAQSDALYTDLTGEENLHFFAKLYSLSKAERIERVAYAASLVRLTDDLRLKVVNYSGGMKRRLSLAIALIQNPKLLILDEPTVGIDPVLKKEIWQELIRLKDQEQKTILVTTHAMDEAERCDQLAMLRSGHIIAQGTPQELKDHYQAKDFDEVFLKAGGDVQ; from the coding sequence ATGGGCAACCAGGCAATCTCTATTAAATCTCTTGAAAAACGATTTCAACAAAAGCAAGTTATTGCCCCCCTTTCTTTGGATATTCCTAAGGGACAGCTAATGGGCTTACTTGGTCCGTCAGGCTGTGGTAAAACAACGCTAATCAAAATGATTATGGGGATGCTAAAGCCTGATCATGGCACTATTCAAGTGTTAGATTTGGATGTTCCACATCAGCAATTATTGAATGATATCGGCTATATGGCACAATCAGATGCACTTTATACAGATTTAACTGGTGAAGAAAATCTACATTTTTTCGCTAAGCTTTATTCATTATCGAAGGCGGAACGAATAGAAAGAGTTGCCTATGCTGCTAGCCTTGTTCGTTTAACAGATGACTTACGACTTAAAGTGGTAAATTATTCAGGAGGAATGAAACGTCGATTATCCCTTGCTATTGCCCTTATTCAGAATCCTAAACTATTAATCTTGGATGAACCGACAGTGGGAATTGATCCTGTCTTAAAAAAGGAAATTTGGCAAGAACTTATTCGTTTAAAAGATCAAGAACAAAAAACGATATTAGTGACGACGCATGCGATGGATGAAGCAGAAAGATGTGATCAATTGGCCATGCTGAGAAGTGGGCATATTATTGCACAAGGTACACCACAAGAGTTAAAAGATCATTATCAAGCAAAAGATTTTGATGAGGTGTTTTTAAAAG
- a CDS encoding TetR/AcrR family transcriptional regulator, producing MSVHEKMNFETKQAIKRVFIQQVEEVGFERVTVKNLALAAEINRGTFYLHYTDKYDVMEDLQQELLLELERYVKHVQPVDAFQTVKMGQLYQPFIKVIACIKEHAPAFRMLLGEQGSPGFTQKMKTIFGSHILDRLSLIRKEAQDPEFQQYLQAFIASAILGVIQEWLDKGNENLTVEEMVALHFRLLSFLGNVVATI from the coding sequence GTGTCTGTACATGAAAAGATGAATTTTGAAACGAAGCAAGCCATTAAAAGGGTTTTTATCCAGCAAGTAGAGGAGGTAGGCTTTGAGCGTGTGACAGTAAAGAATTTAGCGTTAGCAGCTGAAATCAATCGTGGCACGTTTTACTTACATTATACGGATAAATATGATGTGATGGAGGATTTGCAGCAGGAGCTATTACTGGAGTTAGAGCGCTATGTTAAACATGTTCAGCCTGTGGATGCTTTTCAAACAGTAAAAATGGGGCAACTCTATCAGCCGTTTATCAAGGTGATAGCGTGTATAAAGGAGCACGCACCAGCCTTTCGTATGTTATTAGGAGAGCAGGGGAGTCCTGGCTTTACGCAAAAGATGAAAACGATCTTCGGAAGTCATATTTTGGACAGACTATCACTTATCCGCAAGGAAGCACAAGATCCAGAGTTTCAGCAATACTTACAAGCCTTTATAGCATCAGCCATTTTAGGGGTGATTCAGGAGTGGTTAGACAAGGGGAACGAGAACTTAACAGTAGAAGAAATGGTTGCTCTACATTTTCGATTATTAAGCTTTTTAGGAAATGTAGTAGCTACTATTTAA
- a CDS encoding ABC transporter permease subunit, which yields MNLTLFKHEFFASLKLFTIIIGVLMLYIVSVIYMYNPEMTDTLKKLTDTMPEMMAAFGMTSIGDTLIEFLSTYLYGFLFMILPMVFSIMLANKLIMGYIDNGSMAYLLATPNTRFKIVFTQALFLIISLFTLLAITTLVMIVFAEILFPNELNITALLLLNFGLFLLHFAISGFCFLISCSTKDLRTSYAYSAGIPIVFYLIEALSNMGGSLEKLQYFTIYSLFDSVKLIHQNSSCWWMLGTLLLIGLLCYSLAIRFFVKRDLHL from the coding sequence ATGAATCTTACCTTATTCAAGCATGAGTTTTTTGCCTCTCTTAAACTATTCACCATTATTATAGGTGTACTAATGCTATATATTGTCAGTGTGATTTACATGTATAATCCGGAAATGACGGACACGCTAAAAAAATTAACGGACACAATGCCTGAAATGATGGCGGCCTTTGGTATGACCAGCATCGGCGATACCTTAATAGAATTCCTCTCTACCTATTTATATGGATTTTTATTCATGATTCTTCCTATGGTATTTTCGATCATGTTAGCCAATAAGCTCATCATGGGCTATATTGACAATGGTTCAATGGCATACTTACTTGCAACACCGAATACACGTTTTAAAATTGTCTTTACACAAGCACTATTTTTGATCATTAGTCTTTTTACTCTCCTTGCTATTACCACACTGGTCATGATCGTCTTTGCAGAAATATTATTCCCTAATGAGTTGAATATAACAGCCTTATTACTACTAAATTTCGGGCTATTTTTGTTGCACTTTGCCATTAGTGGATTCTGCTTTCTTATTTCCTGTAGCACTAAAGATTTAAGAACATCTTATGCCTATAGTGCAGGCATTCCCATTGTTTTTTACCTTATTGAGGCACTCAGCAATATGGGTGGTTCATTAGAAAAATTACAATACTTCACAATCTATTCATTGTTCGATTCCGTTAAACTAATTCACCAAAATAGCTCCTGCTGGTGGATGCTAGGTACGCTTTTACTCATTGGCTTGCTTTGCTATAGTTTAGCGATTCGTTTTTTTGTAAAACGAGATTTACATCTATAA
- a CDS encoding ABC transporter ATP-binding protein produces the protein MSMIEVNHLTKKFGDFYSIQNVHLQISKGEVFGFLGPNGAGKSTTIRHLMGFLQPTEGSCFINGLNCREASAIIQQFVGYLPGEIAFIDKMTGKQFIHFIAKLRGMNDYTHAEELMHYFELDASGLIKKMSKGMKQKVGLVCAFMHHPEIVILDEPTSGLDPLMQTKFIDFILAEKDKGTTIFMSSHMIEEVEKTCDRVAIINAGKIVATETIADLKKRKSKKYMLAFQDEQELTRFLDEEYALERISSTKVMITVTGDLQAFLRAISNYNIIDLDVISQSLEDIFMHYYESGGTQS, from the coding sequence ATGTCCATGATTGAAGTAAACCATTTAACAAAAAAGTTTGGCGATTTTTATAGTATACAAAATGTTCATCTACAGATTTCAAAGGGTGAAGTGTTCGGTTTTTTAGGACCAAATGGGGCGGGAAAATCCACAACCATTCGCCATTTAATGGGTTTTTTACAGCCAACTGAGGGCTCTTGTTTCATTAACGGTCTAAATTGTCGAGAAGCATCTGCAATCATTCAGCAATTTGTTGGCTATTTACCTGGAGAAATTGCGTTTATAGATAAAATGACGGGTAAACAATTTATTCACTTTATTGCTAAGTTAAGAGGTATGAACGATTACACGCATGCCGAGGAATTAATGCACTACTTTGAATTAGATGCTTCTGGGCTCATAAAGAAAATGTCGAAAGGTATGAAGCAGAAGGTTGGCTTAGTTTGTGCCTTCATGCATCATCCCGAAATTGTCATTTTAGATGAACCTACTAGTGGTTTAGACCCGCTCATGCAAACAAAATTTATTGACTTCATTTTAGCTGAAAAGGACAAAGGAACGACCATTTTCATGTCCTCCCATATGATTGAAGAGGTAGAGAAAACTTGTGATCGTGTAGCGATTATTAATGCAGGTAAAATCGTGGCGACTGAAACCATTGCAGACTTAAAGAAACGTAAATCCAAAAAATACATGCTTGCGTTTCAAGATGAGCAAGAGCTTACTCGCTTCCTTGATGAGGAATACGCACTTGAACGAATCTCCTCTACAAAAGTTATGATTACTGTAACAGGAGATCTTCAAGCATTTCTTCGTGCTATATCCAACTACAACATTATAGACCTAGATGTTATTTCACAATCACTAGAAGATATATTTATGCATTATTACGAAAGTGGAGGTACTCAATCATGA
- a CDS encoding TetR/AcrR family transcriptional regulator, which yields MYQAFMNLAEDKRQAIINAALKEFSINHYATASTNKIVSNANISKGILFHYFGSKKNLYLFLYEYTTNTFSEALNRQLDLTEPDIFKRYEQIMKVKIDLMKQYHALFDFLKKTYAETSFEVRDELNHYNATIQKSSYAMVFEGIDTGLFHENLDIKKAIDTIQWVTDGISHRYEERLKAHADNQELFNELIEQCMVEASEYFLFLKTLLYQ from the coding sequence TTGTACCAAGCTTTTATGAATTTAGCAGAAGATAAACGTCAAGCAATCATTAATGCTGCCTTAAAGGAGTTTTCAATCAATCACTATGCTACCGCTTCAACAAACAAAATTGTGAGCAATGCCAATATTTCAAAAGGCATTTTATTTCACTATTTTGGTAGTAAAAAAAATTTATATCTATTTTTATATGAATATACAACCAATACATTCTCCGAAGCGCTTAATCGTCAACTTGATTTAACAGAGCCTGATATTTTTAAGCGTTATGAACAGATCATGAAAGTTAAAATTGATCTCATGAAGCAATATCATGCTCTGTTTGATTTTTTGAAAAAAACCTATGCTGAAACAAGCTTTGAGGTCCGAGATGAATTAAATCATTATAATGCCACTATTCAAAAAAGCTCCTATGCGATGGTATTTGAAGGAATTGATACTGGTTTATTCCACGAAAACTTGGATATCAAAAAAGCAATCGATACAATTCAATGGGTGACAGATGGCATTAGTCATCGTTATGAGGAAAGGTTAAAAGCGCATGCAGATAATCAAGAGCTCTTTAACGAATTAATCGAGCAATGCATGGTAGAGGCAAGTGAATATTTTCTATTTTTGAAGACATTATTGTATCAATAA
- a CDS encoding GNAT family N-acetyltransferase codes for MIITICTAKNEDYIAINDLVREGHEDHVMKEPTVFKNVESVMPNMYFKELLEDQNSEIFIAKHSDLIIGFAVVCIECAPPFHSLIERKYAYIHDFGVKKEIQKQGVGKRLFDRCKEWAIAKGAISIELNVWEFNTNAIEFYEHLGMESISRKMKMNI; via the coding sequence ATGATTATTACTATTTGTACAGCTAAGAATGAAGATTATATTGCGATCAATGATCTTGTGCGAGAAGGACACGAAGATCATGTTATGAAAGAACCGACTGTTTTTAAAAATGTTGAATCTGTTATGCCCAATATGTATTTTAAAGAATTACTTGAAGATCAAAATAGTGAGATTTTTATAGCCAAGCATAGTGATTTAATTATAGGTTTTGCTGTAGTTTGCATTGAATGTGCACCTCCATTTCATTCTTTAATAGAGCGTAAATATGCATATATTCATGATTTTGGTGTAAAAAAGGAAATACAAAAACAAGGTGTTGGAAAACGATTATTTGATCGTTGTAAAGAATGGGCAATAGCAAAGGGAGCTATATCTATAGAATTAAATGTTTGGGAATTCAATACCAATGCAATTGAGTTTTATGAGCATTTAGGGATGGAGAGTATAAGCAGAAAAATGAAGATGAATATATAA
- a CDS encoding class I SAM-dependent methyltransferase has product MQLITFLTEFIKHPKTIGAISPSSKKLAHKMVQPICFDTARCIVELGPGMGSFTTELVKRKKPATLLVLIENNAIFCEKLRRQFAHVANVVVIHGSAENLKQYMTELTIEKIDYVISGLPFTSLKAEVSCCILRNVKDCLHNGKFITFQYSLVKKSFFQTYFQDISHEKVWINMPPAYVLSCRLGNTRVS; this is encoded by the coding sequence ATGCAGCTCATCACCTTCCTTACTGAATTTATAAAACATCCGAAAACTATAGGCGCCATATCACCTAGCTCTAAAAAATTAGCGCATAAAATGGTGCAACCTATTTGCTTTGATACGGCTCGATGCATTGTTGAACTGGGTCCTGGGATGGGGTCCTTTACAACGGAGCTTGTGAAAAGAAAAAAGCCAGCTACATTGCTGGTTCTCATAGAAAATAATGCGATTTTTTGTGAAAAACTACGTCGGCAGTTTGCTCATGTAGCCAATGTTGTAGTGATTCATGGCTCAGCAGAAAATTTGAAGCAATATATGACGGAGTTGACTATCGAAAAAATAGACTATGTTATTTCTGGGCTACCATTTACATCTTTAAAGGCGGAAGTATCCTGTTGTATTTTAAGAAATGTGAAGGATTGTTTGCACAATGGAAAATTCATTACTTTCCAATATTCACTTGTGAAAAAATCATTCTTCCAAACCTATTTTCAGGATATTTCTCATGAAAAAGTATGGATCAATATGCCACCAGCCTATGTATTGAGCTGTAGGCTTGGAAATACGAGGGTCAGTTAA
- a CDS encoding DedA family protein has product MELQDLLLFIEQYGYFALFFSLWLGIIGMPLPDEMIVMSGGFLSSLEKMVVWKSFLLTYLGVVSGLSLGFVLGKLFGHRVLDKLVKKKKAKYLLKSKELLDQYGRFALVLSYFIPIVRHILPYLVGMNNMSFKTYALFSYTTGFVWTLIYFTLGLLFGSQIEYISVIATKYGIYFGVFILIVSCFYYFYIRKIKK; this is encoded by the coding sequence ATGGAGCTACAGGATCTGTTACTATTTATCGAACAATATGGCTATTTTGCTTTGTTTTTTAGTTTATGGCTAGGTATTATAGGCATGCCGCTACCAGATGAAATGATTGTCATGAGTGGTGGCTTTCTATCTTCGTTAGAAAAAATGGTCGTATGGAAATCTTTTTTACTCACTTATTTAGGCGTTGTTTCGGGGCTTTCTCTAGGCTTTGTTCTCGGTAAACTATTTGGTCATCGTGTACTCGATAAATTGGTGAAAAAGAAAAAGGCAAAATACTTACTCAAATCGAAAGAATTGCTAGATCAATATGGACGCTTTGCGTTAGTCCTGAGTTATTTTATTCCGATTGTTCGACATATTCTTCCTTACTTGGTGGGAATGAATAATATGTCTTTTAAAACATATGCCTTATTTTCCTACACAACGGGCTTTGTATGGACATTGATTTATTTTACACTTGGTTTATTATTCGGTAGCCAGATTGAGTATATTTCTGTGATTGCTACGAAATATGGTATTTACTTTGGGGTATTCATCTTGATTGTCAGCTGTTTTTATTATTTTTATATACGGAAAATAAAAAAATAG
- a CDS encoding response regulator transcription factor, which yields MSNETILIVDDEKEIRNLIAIYLKNEGFHVLEACDGEEGLQLVKKHKVHLIVLDLMMPKVDGIEMCMKVREIAEMPIIMLTAKSQDMDKIVGLTIGADDYVTKPFNPLELIARIKSQLRRYLKMSGINSSNNEEMEVGDLRINIATHEVFVNNERVKLTPREFAILELLVSNPGIVMSAEQIYEKVWKEEAFQSENTVMVHIRKIRERIETNPRNPQYIKTVWGVGYKVEKDL from the coding sequence ATGAGTAATGAAACAATTTTAATTGTAGATGATGAAAAGGAGATAAGAAATCTTATCGCCATTTATTTGAAAAATGAGGGGTTTCATGTGCTAGAGGCATGTGATGGAGAAGAGGGTTTGCAGTTAGTAAAGAAGCATAAGGTTCATTTAATTGTATTGGATTTGATGATGCCTAAAGTAGATGGCATTGAAATGTGTATGAAGGTAAGAGAAATAGCAGAAATGCCTATTATTATGCTGACTGCCAAATCTCAAGATATGGATAAAATTGTTGGTTTAACGATAGGTGCTGATGATTATGTGACAAAGCCCTTTAATCCGTTAGAACTGATTGCCCGCATTAAATCACAGCTTCGTCGCTATTTGAAAATGAGCGGTATTAATAGTAGCAATAATGAGGAGATGGAAGTTGGTGATTTACGTATCAATATAGCGACACATGAAGTTTTTGTGAACAATGAAAGAGTAAAGTTAACGCCAAGAGAGTTTGCTATTTTGGAATTGCTTGTTAGTAATCCAGGCATCGTCATGAGTGCAGAGCAAATCTATGAAAAAGTTTGGAAAGAGGAGGCATTTCAATCAGAAAATACTGTAATGGTACATATTCGAAAAATTCGAGAGCGAATTGAGACAAATCCAAGAAATCCTCAATATATTAAAACCGTATGGGGAGTAGGGTATAAAGTTGAAAAAGATCTTTAG
- a CDS encoding sensor histidine kinase, protein MKKIFRLLKFPRFLKHIGVKIKNNIQRSIRIQLFTTFLLCALGSFLVARAVVPFFENINETVIVDYSGSMKMMYYHAQDTAELATQENSVEALRELIDQENGKIENEENALKIVVTDDTGKILYKTKQVKEQQIDLHEEIRHVMDFTMNQPFENAYHVIETSRKEFTTLVPLTLQEKNYYFFVSGLPQGEAITSTSEGPIPFFIGVILFIASFFYITKRKMNQIEALAEGVMEIAKGNLAFRIEKKGQDEIALLTVNINQMAEEIMTSIEMERKIEQQKNDLITNVSHDLRTPLTSIMGYLRLLREEKYETKEQYDEYLKIAFSKSEQLKNLIDDLFEYTKLTNDKNSLVRQQVCVNELLEQLMEELVPLAEEKQRIFIKHFPEKRIFAALDSEKIVRVFDNLLINAINYSTAEGKIMVSLEGQKNHVRICVANQSDAFTSEELSSLFERFYKKDQSRSNVTEGSGLGLAIAKSIVELHGGTIHAKYKNETLYFIITLPLTAQ, encoded by the coding sequence TTGAAAAAGATCTTTAGGCTTTTAAAGTTCCCAAGGTTTCTAAAGCATATCGGTGTGAAAATAAAAAATAATATTCAACGTAGCATTCGTATTCAACTGTTTACAACGTTTTTATTATGTGCGCTTGGCAGCTTTTTAGTGGCACGTGCAGTAGTGCCATTTTTTGAGAATATCAATGAAACTGTGATCGTGGATTATAGTGGCAGTATGAAGATGATGTATTACCATGCACAGGATACAGCAGAATTGGCGACCCAAGAAAATAGTGTTGAAGCGTTAAGAGAATTGATTGATCAAGAAAACGGAAAAATAGAAAATGAAGAAAATGCTTTAAAAATAGTCGTCACAGATGATACAGGTAAGATCTTATATAAAACAAAGCAGGTAAAAGAGCAACAAATCGATTTACATGAAGAAATTAGGCATGTCATGGATTTTACAATGAATCAGCCTTTTGAAAATGCCTATCATGTGATCGAAACTTCTCGTAAGGAATTTACTACATTAGTGCCGTTGACCTTACAAGAAAAAAATTATTATTTCTTTGTTAGTGGGCTTCCACAGGGTGAAGCCATCACAAGTACGAGTGAAGGACCCATACCTTTTTTCATTGGTGTTATTTTGTTTATCGCATCGTTTTTCTATATAACAAAACGCAAAATGAATCAAATTGAGGCATTAGCGGAGGGGGTTATGGAAATCGCAAAAGGGAATTTAGCCTTTCGTATTGAGAAAAAAGGGCAGGATGAAATTGCTTTACTAACTGTTAATATTAATCAAATGGCAGAAGAAATCATGACAAGTATCGAGATGGAAAGAAAAATTGAGCAACAAAAAAATGATCTCATTACTAATGTTTCACATGACCTCAGAACGCCACTTACCTCGATTATGGGTTATTTACGTTTATTAAGAGAAGAGAAGTATGAGACGAAAGAGCAATATGACGAATATTTGAAAATAGCGTTTTCGAAATCCGAGCAATTAAAGAATTTAATAGATGATTTATTTGAGTATACCAAGCTAACGAATGATAAAAATTCTTTAGTGCGACAACAAGTTTGTGTAAATGAGCTGCTCGAACAACTAATGGAAGAATTAGTACCATTAGCAGAGGAAAAACAACGTATTTTTATAAAACATTTTCCAGAAAAACGAATTTTTGCGGCGCTGGATTCGGAAAAGATTGTGCGAGTATTTGATAATCTACTCATCAATGCGATCAATTATAGTACAGCTGAAGGAAAAATTATGGTTTCTCTTGAAGGACAAAAAAACCATGTGCGTATCTGTGTGGCGAATCAAAGTGATGCCTTTACATCAGAGGAGCTTAGTAGTTTATTTGAGAGATTTTATAAAAAGGATCAATCGAGATCAAATGTTACTGAGGGCTCAGGGCTTGGACTAGCGATTGCCAAGAGCATTGTGGAGCTTCACGGAGGAACGATTCACGCTAAATATAAAAACGAGACACTGTACTTTATTATCACATTGCCATTAACAGCCCAATAG
- a CDS encoding LysR family transcriptional regulator, with amino-acid sequence MNINDLTIFRTVVQTGSFSKAATALNYTQSNISMKIQSLEALYETTFFYRGHRGIRLTPKGEQFYELVLKMLHLYEKSFEIIQDTEEQRGVLRIGSMETTAALHLPALLTTFHQAHEQVDITILTGPSQHNIERVENYELDGAFVTGPVYKENIWMKEFVCEELVILTSSKQKPIKHLQDLEGSTVITFRHGCSYRAILEHWLHEDGVQPQNRMEFGTLDGIIGCVAAGLGITLLPRAIAEKYMATQTLTLHEIKNKQAHIPTWFIYRKDEVQSPILKYFLESIEAYDYPTV; translated from the coding sequence ATGAATATTAATGATTTAACGATCTTTCGAACAGTCGTCCAAACTGGTAGCTTTTCAAAAGCTGCCACAGCTCTTAATTACACTCAATCCAACATCTCTATGAAAATCCAAAGTCTTGAGGCACTGTACGAAACAACCTTTTTTTATCGTGGGCATCGAGGCATACGGCTAACACCAAAAGGGGAACAATTTTACGAGTTAGTCTTAAAAATGCTTCATCTCTATGAAAAATCTTTTGAAATCATACAGGATACAGAGGAACAACGAGGCGTTTTACGAATTGGTTCGATGGAAACAACTGCTGCACTGCATTTACCAGCGCTGTTAACAACATTCCATCAAGCACATGAACAGGTGGATATCACCATATTAACAGGCCCCTCTCAGCACAATATTGAACGGGTAGAAAACTATGAACTAGATGGTGCATTTGTTACGGGACCTGTTTATAAAGAAAATATATGGATGAAAGAGTTTGTCTGTGAAGAGCTTGTTATTCTCACATCTAGCAAGCAAAAACCCATCAAGCATCTACAAGATTTAGAGGGGAGCACCGTAATTACATTCCGCCATGGCTGTTCCTATCGAGCCATCTTGGAACATTGGTTACATGAAGACGGTGTTCAACCGCAGAATCGAATGGAGTTTGGTACGCTTGACGGTATTATTGGCTGTGTTGCTGCTGGGTTAGGTATTACCTTGCTCCCTCGTGCCATTGCGGAAAAATATATGGCAACACAAACATTGACATTGCACGAGATAAAGAACAAGCAAGCACATATTCCTACATGGTTTATTTATCGTAAGGATGAAGTGCAATCCCCCATACTAAAGTATTTTTTAGAATCTATCGAAGCTTATGACTATCCAACGGTTTGA
- a CDS encoding YbfB/YjiJ family MFS transporter: MHKQTVRYLIGGVFALVIAMGIGRFSYTVILPYMQEAFEFSRATAGYLATSNYLGYLVGAWVAGRLPIGNKRIPFLRVALVISILTTAFMGFTNAIIIWYILRFISGVMSAFIFVVMTSLVLDQLSSSRNMQLSGLFYSGVGMGIALSAVIVSPIHAMFNWNGTWIALALFCFVLFVWIVLFIKPIPPSKQLAESQIIISQKTPPPSWMKWLIIAYSLEGLGYIVTGTFIVSIAQESTSFHGDAAFVWFAVGVAAIPSCIVWSKLAQRYGYVKILLISMFLQAIGIVLPALATNSMILYASAFIFGATFMGITTVGTTLARQIVPVNSHQIIGYLTAGYALGQMIGPSIAGTLANFTNSYQYALIGASLVVMLGALCLIGGVKYDSSN, translated from the coding sequence ATGCACAAGCAAACCGTTCGATATTTAATCGGTGGCGTTTTTGCTTTAGTAATTGCTATGGGCATCGGTCGTTTTTCGTATACGGTTATTTTACCGTATATGCAAGAAGCATTTGAATTTAGCCGTGCAACAGCAGGTTATTTAGCAACTAGTAATTACTTAGGCTATCTGGTTGGAGCCTGGGTGGCAGGCCGTTTACCAATAGGGAATAAACGTATTCCCTTTTTGCGAGTTGCACTTGTTATCAGCATTTTAACAACGGCGTTCATGGGTTTTACAAATGCCATCATAATATGGTACATATTACGGTTTATCTCAGGTGTTATGAGTGCTTTTATTTTTGTTGTTATGACAAGCCTTGTATTAGACCAGTTATCTAGCAGTAGGAATATGCAACTATCAGGGCTGTTTTATAGTGGGGTTGGCATGGGTATTGCATTAAGTGCCGTGATCGTTTCTCCAATACATGCCATGTTCAATTGGAATGGCACTTGGATCGCACTAGCCCTGTTTTGTTTTGTATTGTTTGTCTGGATTGTGCTATTCATCAAACCCATTCCACCAAGTAAACAACTAGCGGAAAGCCAGATAATTATTTCACAGAAAACGCCTCCTCCGTCTTGGATGAAGTGGTTAATCATCGCTTATAGCTTAGAGGGACTTGGCTATATTGTCACGGGCACATTTATTGTATCGATTGCACAGGAGTCGACAAGCTTTCATGGGGATGCAGCCTTTGTATGGTTTGCTGTGGGCGTGGCAGCAATTCCCTCATGTATCGTGTGGTCTAAGCTAGCACAGCGTTATGGTTATGTGAAAATTTTACTCATCTCTATGTTCTTGCAAGCGATAGGCATTGTTTTACCTGCATTAGCTACAAATTCGATGATCCTTTATGCTAGTGCCTTTATTTTTGGGGCAACCTTTATGGGTATTACAACGGTTGGGACAACATTAGCAAGACAAATTGTACCAGTTAATAGTCATCAAATAATAGGTTATTTAACGGCAGGCTATGCACTTGGACAAATGATTGGACCATCCATTGCAGGAACACTTGCGAATTTTACAAATAGCTATCAGTATGCATTAATCGGGGCTTCCTTAGTAGTAATGCTGGGGGCATTATGTTTAATAGGGGGCGTAAAATATGATAGTAGTAACTAA
- a CDS encoding YitT family protein, translating into MKKGKSLENIRKFIMIIIGAVIAAYGLEAVLIPNAVIDGGVTGISIMGAHLFGIPLGVLLFVLNIPFIYIGYKQVGKTFALMSSAGIAALSISTVLLHDVKTILGPNDPLLIVLSGGMLLGVGIGIVLRNGGALDGSEVLAVLLSRKIPFSVGDIILFINAFIFLGASFIFGLESALYSALTYYIAKNVIDIIQVGLEKSKEVRVVSAKSEEIGDAIQARLGRGVTYTHGRGGFSNEPTEILNCVINRMEENKLVSIIKDIDEGAFVVISDVSEVRGGNFKKRDIH; encoded by the coding sequence ATGAAAAAAGGAAAGTCACTAGAAAATATACGAAAATTCATTATGATAATTATTGGTGCAGTTATTGCCGCTTACGGACTAGAGGCCGTATTAATTCCAAATGCGGTTATTGATGGCGGTGTAACAGGTATTAGTATTATGGGTGCTCACCTCTTTGGTATCCCGTTAGGCGTACTGCTCTTTGTATTAAATATTCCGTTCATTTATATCGGCTATAAGCAAGTTGGAAAAACCTTTGCCTTAATGAGTAGTGCCGGCATTGCTGCTTTATCGATTTCGACGGTTTTATTACATGATGTCAAAACCATTTTAGGCCCAAATGATCCTCTCCTAATTGTCTTATCTGGTGGTATGCTGCTTGGTGTGGGTATCGGGATTGTCTTACGAAATGGTGGCGCTTTAGATGGCTCAGAGGTTTTAGCTGTATTATTATCACGTAAGATTCCATTTTCAGTCGGCGATATTATATTATTTATCAATGCCTTTATTTTCTTAGGGGCAAGCTTTATCTTTGGCTTAGAGAGTGCTCTTTACTCAGCGTTAACTTACTATATTGCCAAAAACGTTATTGATATTATCCAAGTTGGTTTAGAGAAATCAAAAGAAGTTCGTGTGGTTAGTGCAAAATCAGAGGAGATTGGCGATGCCATCCAAGCTCGCTTAGGACGTGGTGTTACCTATACACATGGTCGTGGTGGCTTCTCCAATGAACCAACTGAAATCTTAAACTGTGTCATTAACCGTATGGAAGAAAATAAATTAGTTTCGATTATTAAGGACATTGACGAAGGCGCTTTTGTTGTCATTTCTGATGTATCCGAAGTTCGCGGTGGTAACTTTAAGAAGCGAGATATCCATTAA